One stretch of Castor canadensis chromosome 14, mCasCan1.hap1v2, whole genome shotgun sequence DNA includes these proteins:
- the Bin3 gene encoding bridging integrator 3 isoform X1: MSWIPFKIGQPKKQIVPKTVERDFEREYGKLQQLEEQTRRLQKDMKKSTDADLAMSKSAMKISLDLLSNPLCEQDQDFLSMVTALDTAMKRMDAFNQEKVNQIQKTVIEPLKKFGSVFPSLNMAVKRREQALQDYRRLQAKVEKYEEKEKTGPVLAKLHQAREELRPVRDDFEAKNKQLLEEMPRFYGSRLDYFQPSFESLIRAQVVYYSEMHKIFGDLTQQLDQPGHSDEQRERENEAKLSELRALSIVADD; the protein is encoded by the exons GTGGAGAGAGACTTTGAAAGGGAGTATGGAAAACTCCAGCA GCTGGAAGAACAGACCAGGCGGCTGCAGAAAGATATGAAGAAGAGCACCGATGCTGACCTGG CTATGTCAAAATCTGCCATGAAGATATCCCTGGACTTACTCTCCAATCCTCTCTGTGAGCAAGACCAGGACTTTTTGAGCATGGTAACAGCCCTTGACACAGCTATGAAACGAATGGATGCCTTCAACCAGGAAAAG GTGAACCAGATCCAAAAGACGGTGATCGAACCCTTGAAAAA GTTTGGCAGTGTCTTCCCGAGCCTCAACATGGCAGTGAAGCGGCGGGAACAGGCCTTGCAGGACTACAGGAGGCTGCAGGCCAAGGTGGAGAagtatgaagaaaaggaaaagacaggacCAGTACTGGCCAAACTCCACCAG GCCCGAGAAGAACTACGGCCTGTGCGGGATGACTTTGAGGCCAAGAACAAACAGCTCCTGGAAGAGATGCCACGGTTCTACGGCAGCCGCCTCGACTACTTCCAGCCCAGCTTTGAGTCGCTGATCCGAGCACAG GTAGTATACTACTCGGAAATGCACAAGATCTTTGGAGATCTGACCCAGCAGCTGGACCAGCCAGGCCACTCAGATGAGCAGCGGGAGCGAGAGAATGAGGCCAAACTGAGCGAGCTCCGAGCCCTCTCCATCGTAGCGGATGACTAA
- the Bin3 gene encoding bridging integrator 3 isoform X2 yields the protein MKKSTDADLAMSKSAMKISLDLLSNPLCEQDQDFLSMVTALDTAMKRMDAFNQEKVNQIQKTVIEPLKKFGSVFPSLNMAVKRREQALQDYRRLQAKVEKYEEKEKTGPVLAKLHQAREELRPVRDDFEAKNKQLLEEMPRFYGSRLDYFQPSFESLIRAQVVYYSEMHKIFGDLTQQLDQPGHSDEQRERENEAKLSELRALSIVADD from the exons ATGAAGAAGAGCACCGATGCTGACCTGG CTATGTCAAAATCTGCCATGAAGATATCCCTGGACTTACTCTCCAATCCTCTCTGTGAGCAAGACCAGGACTTTTTGAGCATGGTAACAGCCCTTGACACAGCTATGAAACGAATGGATGCCTTCAACCAGGAAAAG GTGAACCAGATCCAAAAGACGGTGATCGAACCCTTGAAAAA GTTTGGCAGTGTCTTCCCGAGCCTCAACATGGCAGTGAAGCGGCGGGAACAGGCCTTGCAGGACTACAGGAGGCTGCAGGCCAAGGTGGAGAagtatgaagaaaaggaaaagacaggacCAGTACTGGCCAAACTCCACCAG GCCCGAGAAGAACTACGGCCTGTGCGGGATGACTTTGAGGCCAAGAACAAACAGCTCCTGGAAGAGATGCCACGGTTCTACGGCAGCCGCCTCGACTACTTCCAGCCCAGCTTTGAGTCGCTGATCCGAGCACAG GTAGTATACTACTCGGAAATGCACAAGATCTTTGGAGATCTGACCCAGCAGCTGGACCAGCCAGGCCACTCAGATGAGCAGCGGGAGCGAGAGAATGAGGCCAAACTGAGCGAGCTCCGAGCCCTCTCCATCGTAGCGGATGACTAA